atcTGTCCTAAAAGTTGAATATCTGAGATATGGACACGCAGAAAGTATTCAAATCCACCTCCATCTGGGATCACCTAATATTATCACCTCGTGTAAATTTCAGTACtttggttatacatgtagtacattttTTACGTTTTACACGGCCATGAAACTTGTAAGACGCGTCAAAATCGTCAGCAACAAAATTTAGTGGTGATTTTGGTGCGTCCAACAAATGTCGTTCCTGTCTGATATATGTAAGTCCAATAGTCACTGTAGTGTTGATATTTACATACAGGAGGATGTGTAACCCGTCATCGGAGTGTGGGCACCTTTGGTCTGTTAACCTCCTTGATATACAGTTTAAAAGACGGAtaggtttttttctgaataacgCGATATATTTTTTTAAGTGTACATTTACTGTTCATAAACAATGGAGGAGATTGCTGGATACGTTTTGTTACTTGTAATCCGTCGGTCGAAGAATGAAAATCATATTATCGTTCGTTAAATCATGGTTTGGTATGTTTTTGTTATAATGGGAAGATGAAGTTATTCAATACAAACGATATATTAATAATCTTACTGtggtttggtttttttcttgagAACGAAGAGTTATGCCGGACCCCGTGGTACATACTGACCTCGTGGTTTTAGTACATGACGTGACGTCACATACGATGGTCAGTGAGATCATCGATCACATATAATAGGCACCAAAAGTGTcggggggaggaggaggagggtgCAATTGACCCCAGAAATTTTTCTAGACCGAAATGAATAATACATTTTCGAAGCAACCATATATGACGATATTTTAATTTTCTATATAATCTATTCATATCAACATGAGGGTACATAATAATTATacctaataataataataataaattcaTTTTATTCATTACGAAGACCTCAATAAACAGACTTTACATGACCGGTATGTTCGGACCATTGGGATTGTATAAAGATTACAtgatttacatacatgtacatgcgtgTACATACATGCAGGCTGAATAACACGTCTAAAAGACAATGAAATGAACAAAAGCAGACCCGTGAATTTTGAATGATAGACTTTCTATTCAGCGGTTGTTTTGTTTATACTAAAATCATTCGGTAATAGGGTATAGTTCTTCCCCTGGTTCTTTGAGACGACAATTGACGTGTTCTCCTGCAATTTGGCACGCAATGCGCACCGGCCCACACACTCCACGCAGACATAGATCAACGCGTTAGACACCATTGCGGCCAATACTGCGTAAGCAACAGCCATAGGATAAGTGTCCAAGAACGGCCCCATAACTGCGGGAAAGCCCATCTCCCCGAGCGTAGAGGATGACACCAAAATCGAAGACATTTTAACCGGGAGATCAATATACTGGTTTGCCCAACTGAATACGGCTGCGTAAGAGACCATTCCACTAAGAGCGATACCAGCACTTGCACACCAAACTGCAATAGTAGAATAAGAACCAAATATCACGAGCACGAGACTAGACACAACTAGGATAATACACGTTGTCAAAATTGTGACAGAAGCTGGTATATATTTACTCAATGGAGTGAAAAGTACTGTTCCTGTGAAACTAACCGTTGAATAGAATAACGTCATTTGCGTCCCTAAGGTTTCGGTTTTTCCTAACTGCTTCACCACGAACGTTGTGAGAAGAGTTGAATACGTCAAAGCTGCGCCAATTACATTAAAGATATAAACACTCAAAAGAGCAATTAAAACATAGCACGTGCTCCTGCTGGCAATTTTCGGAGTTTCCACAGTCTCCTTGTACTCGCATTCTTCATGTTCATTGGTCTCCGTTGGTTTCGCCAGATGCAACAGAAATGCCAAGAACAGCCCGGTAAATAAGCAGATGCCCATAACGATGAAATGTATGGTAGACATCGCCTCAATATTTTGCTTCTCAGTCTCGGACTGATGCGAAAAGACTGTCGAGTTCTGCGGAAAGGGGTTTTTCTGTGACATGTTTTTCTCGCAAAGGGTGCTTTCGCTTCGTGCTCCCCCTACGCATGGAGTTTCCCTGACGAAGGGTAGGACCATGGCCGCTGCCGAAAGGCCTCCGGCCGATACACCGCCGTAGACAGCCATCAGATAAGGTGCGTGCTTCTTTCCCCAGAGCTGGATACAGACATCATTCGtatctgaaaaaagacaagCAAGTTGTGAACCCTAGTATTATCAACAATGACAATAAATAATCAAAAATTCATAAACACTAGACTTCATGAATTCTTGCTAGTATTGTCAATCAGTAAGCACTATAAAATGGTTGATCTAATCagaatctttcaaataaatttatttgaaagactctggtcttAACTTACGGGTTTTGTCTTGCGATGGAATTAACGACGGACTGGCTACCATCCCATGTTTAGA
The sequence above is a segment of the Lineus longissimus chromosome 12, tnLinLong1.2, whole genome shotgun sequence genome. Coding sequences within it:
- the LOC135496962 gene encoding sodium-dependent glucose transporter 1A-like, producing MIFLHYALTGALWLSMFIIGVVYAVTGPILLNLAKLVNTEVSKVSWALTTRGLGTALGSLARGYLIDASRCRVAATIIAFMLLGGLTAAIPWSTYLGVMIVVFCLQGLIVGFIETDTNDVCIQLWGKKHAPYLMAVYGGVSAGGLSAAAMVLPFVRETPCVGGARSESTLCEKNMSQKNPFPQNSTVFSHQSETEKQNIEAMSTIHFIVMGICLFTGLFLAFLLHLAKPTETNEHEECEYKETVETPKIASRSTCYVLIALLSVYIFNVIGAALTYSTLLTTFVVKQLGKTETLGTQMTLFYSTVSFTGTVLFTPLSKYIPASVTILTTCIILVVSSLVLVIFGSYSTIAVWCASAGIALSGMVSYAAVFSWANQYIDLPVKMSSILVSSSTLGEMGFPAVMGPFLDTYPMAVAYAVLAAMVSNALIYVCVECVGRCALRAKLQENTSIVVSKNQGKNYTLLPNDFSINKTTAE